The following proteins are encoded in a genomic region of Phragmites australis chromosome 9, lpPhrAust1.1, whole genome shotgun sequence:
- the LOC133929011 gene encoding uncharacterized protein LOC133929011, whose translation MRILEQGASNLQGGGEGSDEAVGLLILAMSTLLYRSGKRQDAMEKLKATQQVAPSAAFRVAAWESLMGLRMEGQIMSPNDSADLSIKDDDSKWPDQDHLKFWVNAIKGLIALLNGETESAAQLFVDGCRDFAEGKNQTENAALSYGEYLHCVGDFSMATQVYERVLEAVRMEDMSGNLLAAGNMVPEEVSLGATCSYGQLLSHSGKCGEAEDYLTRALQKAEEQFGANHPKVGIVLTCVARMYKLKAKSEGSSSIMVQEGLYRKTLEVLKAPAINSEGTSKQMDWRDIISLARGEYAELLRIQSNRKAEGERMKEWAEDAWRNRRLTLAQALDFSEPSKPTVVLDTRISRVVEHHNLLKCRLCYYVGFHNNQ comes from the exons ATGCGGATACTGGAGCAGGGGGCCTCGAACCTgcagggcggcggcgagggcagcgACGAGGCCGTGGGGCTGCTCATTCTCGCCATGTCCACGCTGCTCTACCGGAG CGGAAAACGCCAAGATGCAATGGAAAAGCTCAAAGCCACCCAACAGGTTGCTCCTTCTGCAGCTTTCagag TTGCAGCGTGGGAATCACTAATGGGACTACGCATGGAAGGACAGATTA TGTCCCCAAATGATTCGGCTGATCTGTCAATCAAAGATGATGATAGCAAATGGCCTGATCAGGACCATCTAAAATTTTGGGTTAATGCTATCAAAGGACTTATTGCACTTCTAAATGGAGAAACAGAATCAG CAGCCCAGCTGTTCGTTGATGGGTGCAGGGACTTTGCTGAAGGCAAAAATCAAACAG AAAATGCTGCCCTTTCATATGGCGAATATTTACATTGTGTTGGGGATTTTTCTATGGCAACACAAGTGTATGAGAGAGTTCTTGAGGCAGTTCGCATGGAAGATATGTCTGGAAACCTTTTAGCAGCAGGAAACATGGTTCCTGAGGAGGTTTCGCTTGGGGCCACTTGCTCATATGGCCAGCTTTTATCTCACTCTGG GAAGTGTGGTGAGGCAGAGGATTATCTCACAAGAGCACTACAGAAGGCTGAAGAACAATTTG GTGCAAACCACCCAAAAGTCGGCATTGTATTGACCTGTGTAGCTAGAATGTACAAACTGAAAGCAAAATCCGAAGGTTCTAGTTCAATTATGGTTCAGGAG GGATTGTACAGGAAGACCCTAGAAGTATTGAAAGCCCCTGCTATTAATTCTGAGG GTACCAGCAAGCAAATGGATTGGAGAGATATCATCTCCCTTGCTAGAG GTGAGTATGCAGAATTGTTGCGTATTCAGTCAAATCGGAAGGCGGAAGGTGAACGGATGAAGGAGTGGGCAGAAGATGCTTGGAGGAATCGTAGATTAACACTGGCTCAAGCATTGGACTTTTCAGAACCTTCAAAACCAACTGTCGTTCTTGATACCCGAATCAGCAGGGTCGTGGAGCATCACAATCTGCTGAAATGTAGACTATGTTACTATGTAGGATTTCACAATAATCAATGA